The DNA segment TGTAATCAGTGCCAGTTCTCTCATCCTCGAGGTCTGACCCCAGGAGCGGTCTCAGGCTCCCAGCTCTGCAAGTTGTCTCCGCCGACTTCTTTGCACTGATGGTGTGTACAAGATAAGCATGGCAAGAGAGGAACAGGGAGATCAGCTGTGGGGTTGCTTGCAGGTTGCTATTCATGTCCTGTGAACAGATCACAGGTTTGGCCGGCAAGATCAACTGCTCATTGCCCTCATCTTCTTTCCTGCAAGGGAGTTGGGAACTTGAGTACGCACATCTGCACACGAACAAGAACAGGGCACATGTGATGGCTAGATTTAGCAGGACTACTGACAGGTCCAGTTTGGGAATGTCCACAGAGCATAACCCTTGCACGGTTCACTCGCTTTAAAGGTCTGGATGGGTTCAGATCAAGGAGTAGGTTTGCTATTGAGCTGGTGATAAGAAAAGGCCTCACAAGTTCTATCCCTGGATAACTGAGGAAAGCACGGGCAATCTGGCCAACAAGAGGAgtccaggagagagagagaagatataAAAGACGCCATGCTGGAGGAGATGAAGGGTGATACAAGACGCCATGCTGCACTCAAATTTTCTATAGAACAAGTCGGGGAGGGTCTTTCCACTGTTGCTGGTGGAGCTCATGCAGACTTGCACCTCACTTCTCTGTGTCCTGTGCGCTCACCTTCCAAGGATTTGAGTGATGGCTTCCAAGTGTTGCTTCTGCGTCTCCTTATAAAATCTCAGTTTAATATCAGGAAAGATTCAGCCAGCTCCGTAAATTGCTCTACTTGGAGCAATAATGAGAGAGCGTGATAGGGAGATGATTTGAGGACTTGCAAAATGGACTTGTATGTGATTTGAAAGAAGAAAACAATTTGCTATGAGAAAGAAACAGAGGATGAGAAAGTGGAGGCCGATTGATCGAAGCTAATGCAATATTTCCCTCCTTGTGCAcatcaagtggaaaagacatgcTAAAGGTTGGTTCAGATTGATTGAAGCACAAAACATTAGACAATGTTCCGATTCATGCCTTCTGACTACTAGTTTTGCTTGAGCTTATAAAGCAGACACGGATGATCTTTTGGATAGTATCACATAGTTAATTAGATCATGGACATCTCTAATGGCTGGTGAAAGCAAGTACGCTGAGGACCACCAATTGAGTGGCTATTCACGGTTATCCATTAAAAGCCTCAATCTCTTTGGGCCCAGTGAAGGTCTCCGAAGCTGAAGGGACCGTGAAAGTATATGCCTGCTCTTTCTACTATGACAGTGAGGATATCCACTCGAGTAATTTTGGCCCTTTCAAGGAGAGAGGATCATAATAATGCCCGATTCATTCTTTTAGGAGGCAATCCTGGCGTGATGTTAGAACAGAACTTGGAGAATGTTCATCAATCTATCAGGTGGAGTCTTCTTTTCCCAGATAGAAATTAGGAGGAACATACTTCAAGCAAGCTATGGTTGAACACCAGCCGGTTGAATCCTGCCGCAGAGAAGACACAAGCTGCTTTTCTTGCGAGAAGGGAGTATGTTATCCGaacttttctcctcctttttctttcttgttcaaATAGTATGGCCACTAAATCATCCTTCGTCTTCTTCCCTGCTGCTGTCCTGCAAAGATTCTTTATCTCATGGCTGCTGCATGTGGAGGGACGCAGCACAATGGAACACAATAAAAGGAATGGCTACGAAACTTTTGAGCCCGGAGATGATGGCAAGTTACAGTAGACTGGGCAGCGTGGCGCTGAACCATGGAGGAGTCCCACAAAAAGGTGGCCGGTGACGCTTGCCATTTGCGCAGGGCTCACGGACTGCACCACGCGATCTATAGGCACCTCCTTGGGGGGTGTGGTGGCCGAGCATCATCACTGGCTCCGAGGACGTCGCCACAGCTCTCCACCGCAGTCCACTGCAAAAGATATGATTCCTGGGCCTCTCCTTCCTGCCTCCTTTACCGGGCATCCGAGCCACCCGAGCAAGGGCTTTGGTCAACCGGAGTAACAAGTGGAATCACAGCTTCAGGGGCCACCAACAGTCTCAGCAGTGACACCACATTCCCTGGGATTGGATTATCATGCAGGCGGCTCCTCCATCACCATCCGAGATATCTGATCAGTGTGATTTAGAGCATGACCATACAGAAGGATGGCGAACAAGATAAGATTGATGGTGGATCGGAAGGGAGTCTTCCCTTTGGAGTGTCTCCATCCAGTGGAACAGGAGAGAGGCTGCGTGTGCATCCCAGTAGTAAGATTTCCTCGCGTCAGCAGGGGCTTGTTGATGACGGCCACTTGACTGTGTgcaagctagagagagagagagaggtgagatgaGTCTCGCATGCAACCCGTTTTGTCAGGACTTAGGGTCCCATTAGATTCGCAGCCAGGACCTGCAGTTGTCCTGCCCCCCGCAGCCTTCCTATAAATGTACACACCCTCTCCGTCTGCCCTTTTCACCACCAGGAGACTTCTGTTCCCATCTGCTTTTCCAGCTCCTCTTGTAGAGGGTGTGTACCAGCGCCCCTCACAGGTATGTGACAGCTTCTCTCTCTGATCATTTGGTGCTGCTGCTCCTTGTTTCTTCCTGTCCAGAGAACCAACCCCCTCCTCAAAGCCCAGCTAAGGTGCCTCTAGGTTCCTTCTTACGCCCACCTAGTGCAGCTCCTCTTTCTTCCCCAGTCATTTTGGCTCTCCTTTTGTTTTCCCTTGTTAATCATATTTCTCTGCATGTGTACTTTTCTTTCATTTGATGGCTTTGTTTGTTGAGTGAGCTTCCTTTCTTTGCATTCTTATAGGTGAAATCCTATTCAAATTCCATTTTGTTTGGTCATTTACTAGTTTCTTATTCGCAGTGGGTTCAATTCTTTCTTCTCATGTTCCCCTCTCTGAACTAGGAGAAATTGAAACAATATTCAGCTCTTCCCTCGATGGACTTTGCTCTGTTCTGTACCAGAGTCgatatccttcttcttcttcttcttcttcttcttatatcTCTCTGTTCACCATGCAAGTTCATCCAGAGCCCCATGGACTTTGGCCCCTTGAACTTCCACCAGACCACAAACACCTCATCTCTGGACTTCGGAAGGATCGTGTTCGACTCCCCTTCTGCAGTCCTTCGACCCCGCTCCCCGAAAGAGATCTCACTCCTCCTCGGCTCTCTCTCTGCTTCATCATCCTTCGATAAAGTCACGGTTGCAGCAAGAGGAGCGGGCCACTCGATCCATGGCCAAGCTCAAGCCCTCGATGGCATTGTCATCGAGATGGACTCCCTGCCCTCCGTCATCAGCATCCACCGTGGAGGAGAGTCCGGTTCCTCTTACGCTGATGTCAGTGGTGGGGCTCTTTGGATCGAGCTGCTACGTGAGAGCTTGAACTTTGGGCTGGCTCCAAGGTCTTGGACCGATTACCTCTACCTCAGCGTCGGTGGGACTCTCTCTAATGGCGGCATCAGTGGCCAGACCTTCAAGCACGGACCTCAGATCAGCAATGTCTTGCAACTCGACGTGGTGACAGGTAACAACAAAGCAATCTCTCGTGCCCCCCCCTGTGATGATAGAATGTAGATTTTGATTTCTTGTTCTATGTTTAAGGTAAAGGAGAGCAAGTAACATGCTCGTCCACCGAAAGCTCAGAGCTGTTCTTCGCGGCTCTGGGTGGGTTGGGCCAGTTCGGCATCATAACGAGGGCAAGGATCCTGCTCCAGGATGCTCCGCAGAGGGTAAATCCGAAAAGCTCGCAGCTTTTCCCTTTCTCTGATCCTTGTGTTCACTGATCGATCCCGCTGGTTTGGCATGGTTAAGTGAAGTGGGTCATAGCCTTTTATGATGACTTCGAGACCTTCACCGTTGACCAAGAACTGTTGGTTTCAATGCCAGATGCAGTGGACTATGTCGAAGGATTCATCGTCCTTAACGAGCACTCCCTCCACAGCTCATCCGTTGCCTTCCCATCTCATCTGAGGTTCACCCCGGAGTTCCACAGCAAGGGCAGCTACAGAGTGTACTACTGCATCGAGTTCGCCATCCATGACTACCAAGTCGAGAGCGCAGATGTGGAGCAGGTCGGTAGTTCTCAACAACTCCTCCACTGAGCTCAAAGCCTCGTGATGGAGAAGGGCTGATGTGCTTCTTTCCTTTCAGGTTGTGACACAGCTTTTGAGGAAGATGAGTCACATACCTTCCCATTTCTACAGTGTGGAAGTCTCCTACTTCGATTTCCTCAACAGGGTGAGGATGGAGGAGACCATGCTCAGGAGCAGAGCGCTGTGGGAGGTGCCTCACCCATGGCTCAACATGTTTGTGCCCAAGTCTGGGATCGGAGAGTTCAAAGACTTGCTGCTGGATAACATCTCACCTACTGTCTTTGATGGCCTCGGTCTCATTTACCCGCTTCTAAGAGACAAGTAAGAAAGGGCTCTCCTCTCTTGTTTTCCTGAATTATTTGCCACATGGTCTCACGGCATTCACTGATTCAAGCTATCGATGGAGTTCGGATTGCAGGTGGGACGCGAACAGCTCGGCTGTGCTGCCGGACGGCGGAGGCAGAGCGGAGGAGCAGTTGATGTACATCGTCGGAGTGCTCCGGTCAGCCAACCCGGCCACCTGCGCAGCCCAGTGCCTGCAAGACCTCCTCCGCCGCCACCGTCGCGTGGCGCAGGCCGCCACGGCCCCCCGCATCGGAGCGAAGCAGTACCTGGCGCGTCACCCCTCCCAGGGCCACTGGCAGGATCACTTCGGCCGGCACTGGGACCAGTTTGTGGCCCGCAAGGCACAGTTCGACCCCCTCAGCATCCTCGCCCCCGGCCAAGGCATATTTCCCCGGACATATGCCTCTTCCTCGTAGTACGACATCTATCTCTCTACACCTCGCATCAAATCCACCGCATGCACTATTCCACGATTCTGCCTCCcttccttcttcttttcttctctgatttcttcttcttttgttccgtGATTCGTTTGGAGAGGGATGATTTTGGAATGTCGCACAGCGAATTGAGCACAAGTTGGATTAGTTTATGAATCTGGGATTCGTGGGCGTGGCTCTCAAAGTAGATTCGAGATCATGCAGTGGGAAGTGAGAGGTCGAAAGAGACGGCAACAGAGGTAGTTGTAACGAGAGGATCCAGGGAACTGCTCCGGGGAATGTGCATGATTTCGGGAGGCAAAAGGCATGAAGGTATGCGAGACTGCTTGCTCTTGAAGAGACAAATCTAGTCCAGAATCTGACACCTGCAGTGATCGAAAAATTCGTCCATGCAAAGTTGCATCAGCACTCGACAGATTCAGATTTCATATCAGGAAAGGGTCAATATGTGGTGACACCCATTGGTCTAGCATATGGTTAATGCACGCCAACATTGCAAGCTCACATCTTGTCACTATTTTAATGGGTTGTCGACCGCCTGGGCCCAATTAAATAGGTTCAGCCGGCCCAATTTACAGCCGAACATCGAAAAGGACCGAATCAAGTCGAAGCCCCGTCTATAAATGGGCCAACTCGTGCTCCTTCTCTATTTCTCTCGCGGTGCCTTTCCCTTCTCTGAACCCGCAATGGCTTCCTCCGACCCTGCCGCCGTTGTCCTCTTCCTCGCCGTGCTCTCCCTCCTCTCCGCCAACGCCTCCGCGCGTCCCGGCATCCCGTTCAACACCGTATTCGTCAGCTACACTATCACTACAACTGCCTCGTCCGACGATGCCCTCCCCGGCCTCCACCAAACCTCCGTGTTCGTCTACGTGTACCGCATCATCGCCCCCATCCGCAACTTCCACCCCGATCCCCGCCCCACGAGGATCGCCCGGCCGGCTCTCCTCCCTCGCAGCGAGGTCGTCCCCGCCGAGCCCGCCGCCCTCGGGTTCAGCTCCCTCCATGACCGCGCTAAGGACGGCCTCGTGGTTGTCATCGGCCTCCTTTTCGGGGTCGGGTGCGGCGCCATCACCGCCGCCACCATGTGCCTGGCTTGGTCCCTCGTCACCCACCGGCATGAGATCTGCGGCTCCGATGAGTACAGCGACGAGGAGGAGGGTGCCGACGAGAGCCCCAAGGCGGGCTACGTCAGGGTCCCGGCAGCCGACCCGGTCTCCGTCAATTAGGGTTAGCGCTTTATGAACCGCGGGCGAGGGATTCGTATATATATTAGCGGACATGTGCTTCTGTGAATATTTGATGTTAGTTTGGCTCTAATCCCGTCTGTCGAATTGACGATGTTGGAATCTATTTACATTGGGCTTACCTCGATGTTATTATTTCTTGTTCGATTTATGGCTTAAGATATTGCTTGTTCGATTTATAGCATTGTGATTTTTCTTTAATTAGTCATCGCAAATGTGTTGTTAGCAATTGCAAGACCACTATAAGATTCAAGTTATTATTTGTTAGTATCATGGCATTGTGATTTTTCTTCGATGGGTCATTGCAAACATGTTATTAGCAATTGCAAGAACTCTAGCAGATTCAAGTTGTTTGTTCATATTATGGCATTGCGATCTTTGTTTAGTTGGTTTGTTGCAAATATGTTCAATTTATATTAAGAAAATCATGCTATGTGCTACTATTTTTTGGTTGGACAGTTTTTTTGTCGGTATGATGGAATTGAAGGACTGATCTACCCCTTCACCATGTCATGTTGTTTTCTTGTAGACACAAGTGGGAAAGTTCCCGAACGAGTCCTCATGTTGTATTCGGGTTCATGCTTTGGAAAACATACATTGTATACAGCTATGGGGTATTGAGCAATAAAGGAGAGGGTTACTGTTGTGTTCATTTGTATTTTTGGTTCTGTTAGTTTTTGGACTTTAGAGTTTTTATGGAATTTCCAATTTTGGATGAAAAGACCGATTAGGTAGGTTGCCTATGTTTATAGTGATGCTTTTGGCATGTTCCATCTTCACGGTTTTTGTCAGTTTCTATTGGGTGGTTTATGATGTTGGTAGGTTATAAGAAGGCACTGCTACTGAACTTCTTGCCGGTTAGAATTGTCAATGCCTTGCCTCAATGTTTTCTCTTGATACAAATCTTTGCTTAGTGGTCATTGATATGTGATAGCTTTAGTTAAACATCTATCat comes from the Musa acuminata AAA Group cultivar baxijiao chromosome BXJ2-8, Cavendish_Baxijiao_AAA, whole genome shotgun sequence genome and includes:
- the LOC135619165 gene encoding cytokinin dehydrogenase 3-like, with the protein product MDFALFCTRVDILLLLLLLLLISLCSPCKFIQSPMDFGPLNFHQTTNTSSLDFGRIVFDSPSAVLRPRSPKEISLLLGSLSASSSFDKVTVAARGAGHSIHGQAQALDGIVIEMDSLPSVISIHRGGESGSSYADVSGGALWIELLRESLNFGLAPRSWTDYLYLSVGGTLSNGGISGQTFKHGPQISNVLQLDVVTGKGEQVTCSSTESSELFFAALGGLGQFGIITRARILLQDAPQKVKWVIAFYDDFETFTVDQELLVSMPDAVDYVEGFIVLNEHSLHSSSVAFPSHLRFTPEFHSKGSYRVYYCIEFAIHDYQVESADVEQVVTQLLRKMSHIPSHFYSVEVSYFDFLNRVRMEETMLRSRALWEVPHPWLNMFVPKSGIGEFKDLLLDNISPTVFDGLGLIYPLLRDKWDANSSAVLPDGGGRAEEQLMYIVGVLRSANPATCAAQCLQDLLRRHRRVAQAATAPRIGAKQYLARHPSQGHWQDHFGRHWDQFVARKAQFDPLSILAPGQGIFPRTYASSS
- the LOC135619164 gene encoding uncharacterized protein LOC135619164, with translation MASSDPAAVVLFLAVLSLLSANASARPGIPFNTVFVSYTITTTASSDDALPGLHQTSVFVYVYRIIAPIRNFHPDPRPTRIARPALLPRSEVVPAEPAALGFSSLHDRAKDGLVVVIGLLFGVGCGAITAATMCLAWSLVTHRHEICGSDEYSDEEEGADESPKAGYVRVPAADPVSVN